One Delphinus delphis chromosome 3, mDelDel1.2, whole genome shotgun sequence genomic region harbors:
- the LRRC70 gene encoding leucine-rich repeat-containing protein 70, translating into MNRKTKNRAMCGVRFSLPCLRLFLLVTCYLVLLFHKEILGCSSVCQLCTGRQINCRNLGLSSIPKNFPESTVFLYLTGNNISHINESELIGLHSLVALYLDNSSIVYVYPKAFVHLRQLYFLYLNNNFIKRLDPGIFEGLSNLRNLYLQSNQVSFVPRGVFHDLVSVQYLNLQRNRLTVLGSGTFVGMIALRILDLSNNKILRISDSGFQHLGNLDCLYLEDLHPRVLKPLSSLTHLQANSNPWECNCKLLGLRDWLASSAITLNIYCQNPPSMRGRALHYIKWTDFTNCVTSSTNVSRAWAIKSLHIHHKTTALMMAWHKITTNGKHLENTESVTFWERIRTSPASRFFQENTFGNPLETTAVLPVQIQLTSPVNLNLEKNSALPIDAASVSGKTSVICTQEVEKLNEAFDILLAFFILACVVIVFLIYKVVQFKQKLKAPENSGENRLEYYSFYQSARYNVTASICNTSPNSLECPGLEQIRLHKQIVPESEAQVILFEHSAL; encoded by the exons ATGAACAGAAAAACCAAGAACAGGGCTATGTGTGGAGTACGTTTTTCTCTGCCTTGCCTACGACTGTTTCTACTTGTTACCTGTTATCTTGTGTTATTATTCCATAAAGAGATACTTGGATGTTCGTCTGTTTGCCAGCTCTGCACTGGGAGACAAATTAACTGCCGTAACTTAGGCCTTTCAAGCATTCCTAAGAATTTTCCTGAAAGTACAGTTTTTCTATATCTGACTGGAAATAATATATCTCATATAAATGAAAGTGAATTAATTGGACTTCATTCTCTTGTAGCATTGTATTTAGATAATTCTAGCATTGTGTATGTGTATCCAAAAGCTTTTGTTCATTTGAGGcagttatattttctatatctgaataataattttataaaacgcTTGGATCCTGGAATATTTGAGGGACTTTCCAATCTTCGTAATTTATATTTACAGTCTAATCAAGTATCTTTTGTTCCAAGAGGAGTATTTCATGATCTAGTTTCAGTTCAGTACTTAAATCTACAAAGAAATCGCCTCACTGTCCTCGGGAGTGGTACGTTTGTTGGTATGATTGCTCTTCGGATACTTGATTTATCAAACAATAAAATTTTGAGGATATCAGACTCAGGCTTTCAACACCTTGGAAACCTGGATTGTTTGTATCTAGAAG ACTTACATCCAAGGGTCCTTAAGCCATTGTCTTCATTGACTCATCTTCAGGCAAATTCTAATCCTTGGGAATGTAACTGCAAACTATTGGGTCTTCGCGACTGGTTAGCATCTTCAGCCATTACTCTAAACATCTATTGTCAGAATCCCCCATCCATGCGTGGCAGAGCATTGCATTATATTAAATGGACTGACTTTACAAATTGTGTTACATCTTCAACAAATGTATCCAGAGCTTGGGCTATAAAATCTCTTCATATTCATCACAAGACCACTGCATTAATGATGGCCTGGCATAAAATAACCACAAATGGGAAACATTTGGAAAACACTGAGAGTGTTACTTTCTGGGAACGAATTCGTACTTCACCTGCCAGTAGATTTTTTCAAGAGAATACCTTTGGTAATCCATTAGAGACTACTGCAGTGTTACCTGTGCAAATACAGCTTACTTCTCCTGTTAACTTGAACTTGGAAAAAAACAGTGCTCTACCGATTGATGCTGCTTCGGTGTCAGGGAAAACATCTGTAATTTGTACACAAGAAGTTGAAAAGTTGAATGAGGCTTTTGACATTTTGCtagctttttttattttagcttgtGTTGTAATTGTTTTTTTGATCTACAAAGTTGTTCAGTTTAAACAAAAACTAAAGGCACCAGAAAACTCAGGGGAAAATAGACTTGAATACTACAGCTTTTATCAGTCAGCAAGGTATAATGTAACAGCTTCAATCTGTAACACTTCCCCAAATTCTCTAGAATGCCCTGGTTTGGAGCAGATTCGACTTCATAAACAAATTGTTCCTGAAAGTGAGGCACAGGTCATTCTCTTTGAACATTCTGCGTTATAA